A part of Salmo salar chromosome ssa18, Ssal_v3.1, whole genome shotgun sequence genomic DNA contains:
- the LOC106577634 gene encoding uncharacterized protein, translating to MMSRTPRLNSRLLFLCLVLAAVDVSRSCLSRGRRAVHEQRSSLGTQGPRKWRTFYNPYIFSQSHSLSPSQPVPSSVQSDQAQMVFRLRPGVQTGREGSPDGEESQPPNSQSNRSSSSSVPSKTVHFRTYPSSGLGSPIVPRTWGASVTYHSVSNPMIQRSHVTTSSLQPARDIFGSPVVERNPIPAKLAENPVSKNEQSKYRTFHSLFRESQPTSSTSETTHKGPSEGVKTISRLGAASANQSEGNSSVHGSGRSTHVQRGYGYIGSQLYPTAFKSANGQQVHPPTLSQSGSSKVDATSEAQRASSINKPFHHSVNFSQSRESPSSYFPGEMANTQAKSAFSRIQPPFRFGSFWNIIAPTATQPTQSPSEPAERETAPDPSLKTKSSYVPWKKPGLRSSSSYQYGLATGDYKPGRSMNVNTLRGFQYQDPKKTLAPIVSDNDIPSVAIRPSINTNTAKSQGTSWIHSYGIPRGMRMSSVSGYPDVYRKYSFAPRIRVASTTTSSAPSDTLAPRTFKSGPREVQLMSIEDALVSNSLHASSNVQSSEVQTTTTDMPGSTTRAGMPWFRRYTPSEDNKAKIGHVFKGSQPTVLQSPRSESLKHVQPTFSLPGNNVFHDRLTAGEAKPGPTSSAPFMPEVRFNKFESVIYRRPKGSRSKQNEGVLGIKLPGETRPSGSHVSAPAEIQPTSITSTTASQSQNVHSIETSQSSDSSHKTVNHSSYADPKSHTHDSDRNEMTSNPFKFISGKLSKSPNSYAFMGFQKPRSKAGSTQDKDLGAQTVPPISKEHPPPVVPTSAPSVHPSPPRVQVQPELSPTELAEHRTPTSIVVKGKRVKVTHVKSQNSISPSIDTTSQPAKPQTMRFKAIPFADILGSASFSGIQPWGSSRPSVQSTSNTAVSGQDGGALDKDQPTPRGLGVTPR from the exons ATGATGTCAAGGACTCCAAGACTTAATTCTAG ACTTCTGTTCCTATGCCTGGTATTAGCTGCTGTGGATGTCAGTCGTTCATGTTTATCAAGGG GCAGGAGAGCAGTACACGAACAGAGAAGTTCTCTCGGTACACAGGGCCCAAGAAAATGGAGGACTTTCTACAACCCTTACATATTTAGCCAGAGCCATAGTCTCAGCCCAAGCCAACCGGTCCCCAGTAGTGTCCAATCTGACCAGGCTCAGATGGTCTTTAGGCTGAGACCGGGAGTCCAAACTGGGAGAGAAGGTTCCCCTGATGGTGAGGAGTCTCAGCCTCCCAACAGTCAATCTAACAGATCTTCAAGCAGCTCAGTGCCCAGTAAGACTGTCCATTTCCGTACCTACCCTTCTAGTGGCCTAGGTAGCCCAATTGTCCCCAGAACCTGGGGTGCCTCTGTTACCTATCATTCAGTCTCAAACCCTATGATCCAAAGGAGCCATGTTACCACCAGTAGTTTGCAACCTGCCAGGGACATATTTGGCTCTCCTGTTGTTGAACGCAACCCCATCCCAGCCAAACTGGCTGAAAACCCTGTGAGCAAGAATGAGCAATCCAAATACAGAACGTTTCATTCTCTCTTCAGGGAATCCCAACCCACTTCCAGCACCTCTGAAACCACTCACAAGGGCCCTAGTGAAGGAGTGAAGACCATTAGCAGACTTGGTGCTGCCTCTGCTAACCAAAGTGAAGGAAACTCCAGTGTTCATGGATCTGGAAGATCCACACATGTCCAAAGGGGGTATGGCTACATAGGCTCTCAGTTGTACCCTACAGCTTTTAAGTCTGCCAATGGACAACAAGTGCACCCACCAACTCTGAGCCAATCCGGTTCTTCTAAAGTAGATGCTACCAGTGAAGCCCAACGTGCTTCTAGTATCAACAAACCCTTCCATCACAGTGTTAACTTTTCTCAAAGTAGAGAGAGCCCTAGTAGCTATTTCCCTGGTGAAATGGCTAATACTCAGGCTAAAAGTGCTTTCAGCAGAATTCAACCTCCTTTTAGATTTGGCTCTTTCTGGAACATAATAGCCCCCACTGCAACTCAACCCACCCAAAGTCCCTCtgagcctgcagagagagaaactGCCCCTGACCCCTCTTTGAAAACCAAGAGTAGCTATGTCCCTTGGAAGAAACCTGGGCTAAGAAGCTCATCCAGTTATCAGTATGGGTTAGCCACAGGTGACTACAAACCTGGAAGATCCATGAATGTCAATACACTCAGAGGGTTCCAATATCAAGATCCCAAGAAAACATTGGCTCCCATCGTGAGTGACAATGACATACCCTCTGTTGCTATCAGACCTTCAATCAACACAAACACTGCAAAGAGTCAGGGTACTAGCTGGATACATAGTTATGGTATACCTAGGGGCATGAGAATGAGTTCTGTCAGTGGGTatccagatgtatacagaaagTATAGCTTTGCCCCTAGAATTCGAGTAGCTTCCACTACAACTTCCTCTGCCCCAAGCGATACTCTAGCCCCAAGGACATTCAAATCAGGTCCACGAGAAGTCCAACTTATGTCCATAGAAGATGCCCTAGTTTCTAACAGCCTCCATGCCTCCAGCAATGTCCAGTCTTCAGAAGTGCAGACTACTACCACTGACATGCCTGGCTCTACCACGAGAGCCGGTATGCCTTGGTTTCGTAGATATACACCTAGCGAGGATAACAAGGCTAAAATCGGCCATGTTTTCAAGGGATCCCAACCAACCGTACTACAATCTCCCCGGAGTGAGAGTCTAAAACATGTTCAGCCAACCTTTAGTCTGCCCGGCAACAATGTTTTCCATGACCGTTTGACTGCAGGAGAAGCTAAACCTGGTCCAACAAGCTCTGCCCCTTTCATGCCTGAAGTTAGATTCAACAAGTTTGAGTCAGTAATTTACAGAAGGCCCAAAGGTTCCAGGTCCAAACAGAATGAAGGTGTTCTGGGCATAAAGCTCCCAGGTGAAACTAGGCCCTCAGGCAGCCATGTATCTGCCCCTGCTGAAATCCAGCCCACCTCCATTACttcgacaacagccagtcagagccAGAATGTCCACAGCATAGAAACTTCTCAAAGCAGTGACTCATCTCACAAAACTGTGAATCATTCTAGTTATGCAGACCCCAAGTCTCACACACATGACTCGGATAGAAATGAAATGACAAGCAATCCCTTCAAGTTCATATCTGGTAAACTCTCAAAAAGCCCGAATAGCTATGCTTTCATGGGCTTCCAAAAACCTAGAAGCAAAGCAGGGTCAACCCAGGACAAGGATCTCGGTGCACAAACAGTGCCTCCCATCAGCAAAGAGCATCCACCCCCAGTTGTGCCCACCTCTGCCCCCAGTGTCCACCCAAGCCCTCCCAGAGTCCAAGTTCAACCAGAACTAAGCCCCACTGAACTTGCAGAGCATCGTACACCCACCAGCATCGTTGTAAAGGGCAAACGTGTCAAGGTGACGCACGTGAAGAGCCAAAATAGTATTTCGCCTTCGATCGACACCACCTCCCAACCAGCTAAGCCCCAAACCATGAGGTTCAAGGCTATCCCATTTGCTGATATCCTAGGAAGTGCCTCTTTCAGTGGAATCCAACCATGGGGAAGCTCCAGACCCAGTGTGCAGTCAACATCCAACACCGCAGTGTCAGGCCAAGATGGCGGTGCACTGGACAAGGATCAACCAACACCCAGAGGGTTGGGGGTCACCCCAAGGTGA
- the rn182 gene encoding RING finger protein 182: MCSELECGICYRSYNTGRRCPRELQCKHSFCERCLVTLSQSSVCEVESTKECSPQDKTIVCPLCRYPTPVSGKVRAALRVDESVLERMVVSGVLDESMTDDEEDSEGKEDDNETPHENSAEERDSSSGSRGGRFRRSLSRVWGKFTGNHSQRRAQCMTDEDLRDLFMMSCYTI; encoded by the exons ATGTGTTCAGAACTTGAGTGCGGAATTTGTTACCGAAGCTACAACACTGGCCGTCGGTGTCCTCGTGAGTTACAGTGTAAGCACAGCTTTTGTGAGCGCTGTCTGGTGACTCTTTCCCAATCCTCAGTATGTGAAGTGGAATCCACGAAGGAATGTTCGCCGCAGGACAAGACAATTGTTTGCCCACTCTGCCGATACCCGACCCCTGTCTCGGGTAAAGTGAGGGCAGCGCTTCGGGTAGACGAAAGTGTTCTAGAGCGCATGGTGGTATCTGGCGTTCTCGATGAAAGCATGACAGACGACGAGGAGGATAGTGAGGGGAAGGAGGATGACAACGAGACTCCTCATGAGAACTCAGCCGAGGAAAGGGACTCATCTTCGGGTTCCAGAGGTGGAAGGTTCCGCCGTTCGCTGAGTCGCGTCTGGGGCAAATTCACTGGGAATCATTCCCAAAGGAGAGCGC AGTGTATGACTGATGAGGACCTACGAGACCTCTTCATGATGTCATGCTATACCATTTGA